One window of Jannaschia sp. CCS1 genomic DNA carries:
- a CDS encoding SseB family protein, giving the protein MTDPETPLDQAFAAMEAAPDDATVRLAWFDRLAASEMFLLLEEEAVGDRIRPKVFAVDGADLVVAFDREERLAAFAGDVAPFVGMSGRVLAQMLADASLGMAVNLGTEFETVLEGEAVGWLSGTLGQTPKTVEDRPDEVSAPEGLPETLLTALDARLATTHGRASSAYLVATRYDDGRRGHLLAFVEAMPGAEPALAQLVGDALSFSGLEAGSLDVGFFRASDPMCGTFAKVGLRFDLPQLADPMAPVAPGSDPDKPPRLR; this is encoded by the coding sequence ATGACAGATCCCGAAACGCCGCTGGATCAGGCGTTCGCCGCAATGGAGGCCGCACCGGACGACGCCACGGTCCGTCTGGCGTGGTTCGACCGTCTGGCCGCATCTGAGATGTTCCTGTTGTTGGAAGAAGAGGCCGTGGGCGACCGCATTCGTCCCAAGGTTTTTGCTGTCGATGGAGCGGATCTGGTTGTCGCGTTTGATCGGGAGGAGCGGCTGGCCGCCTTCGCAGGCGACGTGGCTCCGTTTGTCGGTATGTCGGGCCGCGTTCTGGCGCAGATGCTGGCGGATGCCAGCCTGGGAATGGCCGTCAATCTGGGGACCGAGTTTGAGACGGTATTGGAAGGGGAGGCCGTCGGCTGGCTGTCGGGGACTCTGGGCCAGACGCCCAAGACCGTGGAGGACCGCCCCGATGAGGTTTCGGCCCCCGAAGGCCTGCCCGAGACGCTTCTGACCGCACTTGATGCGAGGCTGGCCACAACCCATGGTCGGGCATCTTCGGCCTATCTGGTGGCCACACGGTACGATGACGGGCGGCGCGGGCATTTGCTGGCATTCGTGGAGGCGATGCCGGGCGCGGAGCCTGCGCTGGCGCAGCTGGTGGGCGATGCGTTGAGCTTTTCGGGGCTGGAGGCAGGTAGTCTTGATGTCGGCTTTTTTCGGGCGTCTGATCCGATGTGTGGGACCTTCGCCAAGGTGGGTCTGCGGTTTGATCTGCCGCAACTGGCGGATCCGATGGCCCCCGTGGCGCCGGGCAGCGATCCTGACAAACCGCCGCGTCTGCGATGA
- a CDS encoding uracil-DNA glycosylase family protein codes for MNLAQDIAACQICADRFAQTYPGHAPRPVVWFRPGARILVAGQAPGMRVHRSGQPFTDPSGDRLRDWMGVDEKTFYDKDRVAILPMAFCFPGYDAKGADLPPPKICARTWRGPLLDALGRVRLTLLVGGYAQGWHLGDKTTVTARVEAWRDHAPAVFPLPHPSWRNTGWLKRHPWFEAELLPVLRARVAEELAR; via the coding sequence ATGAATCTCGCTCAGGACATCGCGGCTTGCCAGATCTGTGCCGACCGTTTTGCGCAGACCTACCCGGGTCACGCTCCGCGCCCCGTTGTCTGGTTCCGTCCCGGCGCGCGCATCCTTGTGGCGGGCCAGGCGCCGGGGATGCGGGTGCATCGTTCGGGCCAGCCCTTCACTGATCCCTCCGGCGACCGCCTGCGCGACTGGATGGGGGTGGATGAGAAAACGTTCTACGACAAGGATCGGGTCGCGATCCTGCCGATGGCCTTCTGTTTTCCGGGGTATGACGCGAAGGGGGCGGATCTGCCACCACCCAAAATCTGTGCCAGAACCTGGCGTGGTCCCTTGCTTGACGCTTTGGGAAGGGTCCGCCTGACGCTATTGGTCGGGGGCTATGCGCAGGGCTGGCATCTGGGTGACAAGACGACGGTCACGGCGCGGGTCGAAGCGTGGCGGGATCATGCGCCTGCGGTCTTCCCCTTGCCTCATCCGTCGTGGCGCAATACCGGGTGGTTGAAGCGACATCCGTGGTTCGAAGCAGAGCTTTTGCCCGTCCTGCGGGCTCGCGTGGCAGAGGAGTTGGCGCGATGA
- a CDS encoding ArsR/SmtB family transcription factor, giving the protein MKQTAPPLPELTLAATAFAALGSEQRLAIVRRLVRAGPDGLTMGDLGADVGVAGSVLTHHLKQLVSAGLVSQRKDGRRILSRIDHPAIEALSAFLIAECCADAGGHGDHHG; this is encoded by the coding sequence ATGAAACAGACGGCACCTCCTCTTCCCGAACTGACCCTTGCTGCCACAGCCTTCGCAGCGTTGGGGTCCGAGCAACGCCTGGCCATCGTGCGCCGTCTTGTGCGCGCAGGCCCCGATGGGCTGACGATGGGGGATCTTGGGGCAGATGTTGGTGTTGCAGGCTCCGTCCTGACGCACCACCTCAAACAGCTGGTCTCGGCGGGGCTTGTGAGCCAACGCAAAGACGGGCGGCGCATTCTGTCGCGCATAGACCACCCGGCGATTGAAGCGTTGTCCGCGTTCCTTATCGCTGAATGCTGCGCCGATGCTGGCGGACACGGAGATCACCATGGCTGA
- a CDS encoding permease yields the protein MADQTLIPRVLPQIWGRIDKVALTFVLIVAVLAAFDRSAVTPTLQETLEHFGGTLPFILFAVMAIGVMKATGSERLLDGAFAGREARMIVVGALAGGLSPFCSCEVIPFVAALLAAGAPLSAVMAFWLASPLMDPAMFVVTAGGIGFDFAVAKTVAAVALGIFGGVMVMTFARTPVFADPLREQPMKSGCCAPKKTTLNWRFWQEADRRATFAQAAWDNFIFLGKWLMLAYLLQSLLISYVPAALIAQVVGGDGLMPIIVGALVGAPAYLNGYAAVPLIAGLLEQGMSPGAAMSFVIAGGVSCIPAAVAVWALVKPRVFAAYLGLALAGAIIAGMVWSVIA from the coding sequence ATGGCTGACCAAACCCTTATCCCGCGCGTCCTGCCCCAGATCTGGGGCCGCATCGACAAGGTCGCCCTGACCTTCGTGCTGATCGTGGCCGTGCTGGCCGCCTTCGACCGCAGCGCTGTCACCCCCACTTTGCAGGAAACGCTGGAGCACTTTGGCGGCACGTTGCCGTTTATCCTGTTCGCCGTCATGGCCATCGGCGTGATGAAGGCCACGGGGTCCGAGCGGCTTCTGGACGGCGCGTTCGCAGGCCGCGAGGCGCGGATGATCGTGGTCGGTGCCCTCGCGGGCGGCCTTTCGCCCTTTTGTTCCTGCGAGGTGATCCCCTTTGTGGCAGCCCTTCTGGCCGCTGGCGCACCGCTCAGCGCAGTTATGGCATTCTGGCTTGCCTCGCCCCTGATGGACCCCGCGATGTTTGTGGTCACAGCGGGCGGCATCGGGTTTGACTTCGCGGTTGCGAAAACCGTGGCCGCCGTGGCGCTTGGCATCTTTGGCGGCGTGATGGTGATGACCTTCGCCCGCACGCCTGTTTTCGCCGACCCACTGCGCGAACAGCCCATGAAAAGCGGATGCTGTGCGCCCAAGAAAACCACCTTGAACTGGCGTTTCTGGCAAGAGGCGGACCGCCGCGCGACATTTGCACAGGCCGCGTGGGACAATTTCATCTTCCTCGGCAAATGGTTGATGCTGGCCTATCTGCTGCAATCGCTGTTGATCTCTTACGTGCCTGCCGCGCTGATTGCGCAGGTTGTCGGCGGCGACGGGCTGATGCCGATTATCGTCGGTGCACTCGTGGGCGCGCCCGCCTACCTCAACGGCTACGCCGCCGTTCCGCTGATTGCGGGTCTGCTGGAGCAGGGCATGAGCCCCGGAGCCGCCATGTCCTTTGTCATTGCCGGAGGCGTCAGTTGCATCCCCGCAGCCGTCGCCGTCTGGGCGTTGGTGAAGCCCCGTGTTTTTGCAGCCTACCTCGGCCTCGCCCTTGCGGGTGCAATCATTGCGGGTATGGTCTGGAGTGTGATCGCCTAA
- a CDS encoding Na+/H+ antiporter NhaA, which translates to MYRVWNFITGYSLLLIGGAIIALIWANIDINSYHHFTEVVIWADAPIGHLHDDGHGHVVRDLTLHYLVNDLLMALFFAIAAKEVWEAVILKNGSLRGKKAATPLVATLGGMVGPISIYLGIAYFLGSTTFDAVANGWAIPTATDIAFSYLVGRLVFGAGHPAVRFLLLLAIADDAAGLLILAIFYPSGELAPAWLLLSFGAALGVYVLANWLPRRLDRGDQLRRRSSWMRQKLSFWPYALAGCASWYGFMQSGLHPALGLLPIVLTIPHADRAFGIFSAAEVHLHDLLNTMEHALKYPVEIILGLFGLMNAGVAFSAMGEATWLVLAGLLIGKPVGIFLFGWLAAKPLGLGLPQGMRMIDLVVIGCVAAIGFTVSLFVASVAFEPGPVQDAAKMGALFSFGAAAVSIIVGKLTQVQKQEI; encoded by the coding sequence ATGTATCGGGTCTGGAATTTCATTACCGGATATTCACTGCTTTTGATCGGAGGCGCGATCATCGCGTTGATCTGGGCGAATATCGATATCAACAGCTACCATCATTTCACGGAAGTCGTGATCTGGGCCGACGCGCCTATCGGGCACCTGCACGACGACGGCCATGGCCATGTGGTTCGCGACCTGACGCTCCATTACCTCGTGAACGATCTGCTTATGGCCTTGTTCTTCGCCATCGCCGCAAAGGAGGTTTGGGAGGCCGTGATCCTGAAGAACGGCTCCCTGCGCGGTAAGAAGGCGGCAACGCCGTTGGTGGCCACGTTGGGCGGCATGGTCGGCCCAATCTCGATCTATCTCGGCATCGCTTATTTCCTGGGCTCCACCACTTTCGATGCGGTGGCCAACGGATGGGCGATCCCCACGGCCACGGATATTGCCTTCTCCTACCTTGTGGGACGTCTGGTGTTTGGCGCGGGCCATCCCGCCGTGCGGTTCCTGTTGCTGTTGGCCATTGCCGACGACGCTGCGGGCCTGCTGATCCTGGCGATTTTCTACCCATCGGGCGAATTGGCCCCGGCCTGGCTGCTTCTGTCGTTCGGGGCCGCTTTGGGCGTCTACGTGCTGGCCAATTGGCTGCCGCGGCGCCTGGATCGCGGTGATCAACTGCGCCGTCGGTCGTCCTGGATGCGACAGAAACTGTCCTTCTGGCCCTATGCGCTGGCCGGTTGCGCCAGTTGGTACGGCTTCATGCAATCGGGCCTGCACCCGGCGCTTGGCCTTTTGCCCATCGTGCTGACAATCCCCCATGCGGACCGGGCTTTCGGCATCTTTTCCGCCGCAGAAGTGCATTTGCATGACCTGCTCAACACAATGGAACACGCGCTGAAATACCCGGTAGAGATCATCCTGGGCCTCTTTGGCCTGATGAACGCGGGCGTTGCGTTTTCGGCCATGGGAGAGGCGACCTGGTTGGTTCTGGCGGGCCTTCTGATCGGCAAGCCTGTGGGTATTTTCCTGTTCGGATGGCTGGCGGCGAAACCGCTTGGCTTGGGCCTGCCCCAAGGCATGCGAATGATTGATCTTGTGGTCATTGGCTGCGTGGCTGCGATTGGCTTCACCGTCTCGCTCTTTGTGGCATCCGTCGCGTTCGAGCCCGGGCCCGTTCAGGATGCGGCCAAGATGGGAGCGTTGTTCTCGTTCGGAGCGGCGGCGGTCTCGATCATTGTTGGCAAGCTGACACAGGTGCAGAAGCAAGAGATCTAG
- a CDS encoding ABC transporter ATP-binding protein, whose translation MLEFSGVSKSFWTGERRKVILDRASFRVDIGYSMGILAPNGTGKTTLVKMMCGLEKPDEGSITRNARISFPLGFMGGILTKLSAMENARYIAQLYGLDPDYVEAFCRWVCGIEEYFDMPVGTYSAGMRSRFNFSLLLALEFDIYLIDEGMPSSTDAEFNRRAGGILAERLKDATVIIVSHQAATLEKFARQAAVLRDGKLYRFDTLEEAKQLYDYETQG comes from the coding sequence ATGTTAGAGTTCTCGGGCGTATCGAAATCGTTCTGGACCGGGGAACGCCGAAAGGTGATCCTGGACCGGGCGTCGTTTCGCGTGGACATCGGCTATTCGATGGGCATTCTCGCCCCCAACGGCACCGGTAAAACCACCCTTGTGAAAATGATGTGCGGCCTGGAAAAGCCCGATGAAGGCTCCATCACGCGCAATGCGCGGATCTCTTTCCCGCTGGGGTTCATGGGTGGCATTCTCACAAAACTCTCGGCCATGGAGAACGCGCGCTACATCGCGCAGCTTTATGGACTGGACCCTGACTACGTGGAAGCGTTTTGCCGTTGGGTCTGCGGGATCGAGGAATATTTTGACATGCCCGTCGGCACCTATTCCGCCGGGATGCGATCCAGGTTCAACTTTTCGCTCCTTTTGGCGCTGGAGTTTGATATCTACCTAATTGATGAAGGGATGCCGAGTTCGACAGATGCCGAGTTCAATCGGCGCGCGGGCGGTATCCTGGCAGAGCGGCTGAAAGACGCGACGGTGATAATCGTCTCGCACCAGGCTGCAACGCTGGAGAAATTTGCGCGTCAAGCCGCCGTCCTGAGGGATGGTAAACTGTATCGGTTCGACACGCTGGAAGAGGCGAAGCAGCTTTATGACTACGAAACCCAAGGCTAG
- a CDS encoding capsule polysaccharide transporter, producing the protein MTTKPKARKFRIRRTDGTAPVGETRGAESADAREDAPTAPRPNPAPAARAPADAEDTSLPNVTEDGFGDMALPGSAAADRAQAAAGNSGTSVEAELAAIRAEGLTGRQLRMARRAAQKHGLSPASDFDAVRQLRMRGLDPFGQSNMLELVVNETSGAGNPAGASATGAAAAGTTLPVRAATAQVPATQVAAPPPPAGIAHTADTRAAEIMNVQRDIANRRRRKLVQLATRLALFVLLPTMLVSYYYYAVATPLFATNTEFVIQKADGPAGGGGGSGGLGGILGGSSFATVQESITVQSYLESREAMLRLDEELGFRDHFSGENIDPLVRLAPDATDEQMYKTYSRNLTIGYDPVEGIVRMEVLAADAATSQAFSQALITYAEERVDQMSSRLREDQMAGAREGFQEAEDRSLTAQMRVLELQEQRGVLSAEAEVSQVFNQIGNYELQLTEERLRLAEISAASRPNATRVQVAEANIARLEALIDELRASLTDDGEGEVSLARIQSELVIAQADLETRQLMLTEALQAMESARVEANRQTLYISMGVFPIAPDEAAYPRAFEKTLLALVVFSGIYLLVSMTASILREQVSS; encoded by the coding sequence ATGACTACGAAACCCAAGGCTAGGAAGTTCCGCATCCGTCGCACAGACGGTACAGCCCCTGTCGGTGAAACCCGCGGGGCGGAGTCCGCTGACGCACGTGAAGATGCACCCACCGCACCAAGGCCAAACCCGGCCCCTGCGGCGCGCGCGCCCGCTGATGCGGAAGACACCAGCCTGCCTAATGTGACCGAGGACGGGTTTGGCGACATGGCCCTGCCCGGCTCTGCCGCGGCCGACCGCGCGCAAGCAGCAGCAGGCAACTCAGGCACGTCTGTCGAGGCAGAGCTGGCCGCAATCCGGGCTGAGGGGCTAACCGGTCGTCAACTGCGCATGGCGCGGCGCGCGGCACAAAAACACGGCCTGTCCCCGGCGTCGGATTTTGACGCGGTCCGCCAATTGCGCATGCGTGGGCTGGACCCGTTTGGCCAATCCAACATGTTGGAGTTGGTGGTCAATGAGACCTCGGGCGCGGGCAATCCCGCCGGTGCATCGGCCACTGGCGCGGCGGCGGCTGGAACCACACTGCCCGTGCGCGCCGCCACAGCCCAGGTGCCCGCCACCCAGGTGGCAGCCCCGCCGCCGCCCGCAGGTATCGCCCATACCGCCGACACCCGCGCCGCGGAGATCATGAACGTGCAGCGCGACATCGCCAACCGGCGGCGTCGCAAACTGGTCCAACTGGCCACCCGACTGGCCCTGTTCGTGTTGCTGCCAACGATGCTGGTTAGCTATTATTATTACGCCGTCGCCACACCGCTTTTCGCCACAAATACCGAGTTTGTAATCCAAAAAGCCGATGGGCCAGCGGGCGGTGGCGGCGGGTCTGGTGGACTTGGTGGAATACTGGGGGGCAGCAGTTTCGCGACCGTGCAGGAATCGATCACCGTTCAAAGCTACCTGGAAAGCCGCGAGGCCATGCTGCGCCTGGATGAGGAGTTGGGGTTTCGCGATCACTTCTCGGGCGAGAACATTGATCCGCTTGTGCGTCTGGCACCCGATGCAACGGACGAGCAGATGTACAAGACCTACAGTCGTAACCTGACGATCGGATATGACCCGGTCGAAGGGATCGTGCGGATGGAGGTGCTGGCCGCCGATGCTGCGACCTCTCAAGCCTTTTCGCAAGCCCTGATCACCTATGCGGAAGAGCGGGTGGACCAGATGTCATCGCGTCTGCGCGAAGATCAGATGGCCGGCGCACGCGAGGGATTTCAGGAGGCCGAGGACCGGTCGCTGACGGCACAGATGCGCGTGCTGGAATTGCAGGAACAACGCGGCGTTCTGTCGGCGGAGGCCGAGGTCAGCCAGGTCTTCAACCAGATCGGCAACTACGAATTGCAACTCACCGAAGAGCGTCTGCGCCTGGCCGAAATCTCTGCCGCCTCCCGGCCCAATGCGACGCGGGTCCAGGTGGCCGAGGCGAATATCGCGCGCCTTGAGGCCCTGATTGACGAGCTGCGCGCCTCTCTCACCGACGATGGCGAGGGAGAGGTTTCGCTTGCACGTATCCAGTCCGAACTGGTCATCGCTCAAGCCGATCTTGAAACGCGCCAGCTTATGTTGACTGAAGCGCTACAAGCAATGGAATCGGCCCGGGTCGAGGCCAACCGCCAGACGCTTTACATCTCCATGGGTGTCTTCCCGATCGCCCCCGATGAGGCCGCTTATCCGCGGGCCTTTGAGAAGACGCTGCTTGCACTTGTCGTCTTTTCTGGCATCTACCTTCTGGTATCGATGACCGCCTCGATCTTGCGGGAACAGGTAAGCTCCTGA
- the kdsA gene encoding 3-deoxy-8-phosphooctulonate synthase, which yields MKTVEIGGLSVSNTAPLLVIAGPCQLESLDHARMIAGHMSQVCAQVGAQFVFKGSYDKANRTSLDGKRGLGMTAGLEILATIRDELGCPVLTDVHTPEQCDPVAGAVDILQIPAFLCRQTDLLLAAGKTGAAINVKKGQFLAPWDMANVAQKVASTGNERLMLTERGVSFGYNALVADMRSLPEMAKTGYPVIMDATHAVAQPGGLGGSSGGQREFAPVLARSAVALGIGGVFLETHEDPDTAPSDGPNMIRLDDMEGVLGTLMALDKVAKANPVQL from the coding sequence ATGAAAACGGTTGAGATTGGAGGGCTGAGCGTCTCCAACACGGCCCCGCTTCTGGTAATCGCGGGGCCCTGCCAGCTGGAAAGTCTGGATCACGCGCGCATGATCGCGGGGCACATGTCCCAGGTCTGCGCGCAGGTCGGCGCGCAATTTGTCTTCAAAGGCAGTTATGACAAAGCCAACCGCACCTCTCTTGACGGCAAGCGCGGCCTTGGGATGACAGCGGGGCTGGAGATCCTGGCCACGATCCGAGACGAGTTGGGCTGCCCGGTGCTCACCGATGTCCACACGCCCGAGCAATGTGATCCAGTGGCCGGTGCGGTCGATATCTTGCAAATTCCCGCCTTCCTGTGCCGCCAGACCGATCTGCTATTGGCCGCAGGCAAAACCGGGGCCGCGATCAATGTGAAGAAGGGGCAATTCCTGGCCCCATGGGATATGGCGAATGTGGCGCAGAAGGTCGCAAGCACGGGCAACGAGCGGTTGATGCTGACGGAGCGCGGCGTGTCATTCGGCTACAACGCGCTGGTTGCTGACATGCGGTCACTGCCGGAGATGGCGAAGACCGGTTACCCGGTGATCATGGATGCGACCCACGCCGTGGCACAACCCGGCGGGCTTGGCGGATCATCGGGAGGACAGCGGGAATTCGCGCCGGTGCTGGCCCGTTCCGCCGTGGCGCTGGGAATTGGCGGTGTATTCCTGGAAACCCACGAAGACCCGGACACCGCGCCGTCAGACGGACCCAACATGATCCGCCTGGACGATATGGAAGGGGTCCTCGGCACGCTTATGGCGCTGGACAAAGTGGCCAAGGCCAACCCGGTGCAGCTATGA
- a CDS encoding mechanosensitive ion channel family protein, whose product MIRTLLAMLLAAMLCGPVIAQTEGSQPDGTIAVESDRAQDFATRDRIMDILGQLDGYGDVRATVSNGIVTLRGTVVDASRITALNELVARVEGVVAIENTVSESTDVVERLNPAIDRMRDRLAQAVAFSPLILVAVGAGVLMVAFGLWLARRSWPWDTIAPNAFIADIYRQIVRLAFVVLGIVLALDLLNATALLGTILGAAGIVGLAIGFAVRDTVENFISSIMLSIRQPFRPKDLVEIEGDMGHVIRLTSRATILLSLDGNHIRIPNATVFKAKITNFTRNDERRFTFLVGVDPNADIAEAQKIILAALKELPFLLKTPGPGVWVEGLGASTIDITAAGWIKQHETGIGMAKGEAIRVVKARLEEAGITLPEPTYRLLGADIGDASKTAPTAAAPRPAQVEVQHVGADEDAALQDIIQAERDALPDDDLLRQEAPQE is encoded by the coding sequence ATGATCAGAACGCTCCTCGCCATGCTCCTCGCCGCAATGCTCTGCGGGCCGGTCATTGCACAAACGGAGGGCAGCCAGCCCGATGGCACCATTGCCGTGGAAAGTGACCGGGCCCAGGACTTCGCGACCCGCGACAGGATCATGGATATTCTCGGTCAGCTTGACGGTTACGGCGATGTGCGCGCCACCGTGTCCAACGGCATCGTCACGCTGCGCGGGACGGTCGTGGATGCGAGCCGGATCACCGCGCTCAATGAGTTGGTGGCCCGTGTCGAGGGCGTGGTGGCCATTGAGAATACCGTGTCCGAGAGCACCGACGTGGTAGAGCGGTTGAACCCGGCCATCGACCGCATGCGAGACCGGCTGGCGCAGGCCGTGGCCTTCTCTCCACTGATCCTTGTGGCGGTGGGTGCGGGTGTCCTGATGGTCGCCTTCGGTCTTTGGCTGGCGCGCCGCAGCTGGCCCTGGGACACCATCGCGCCAAATGCGTTCATCGCTGACATCTACCGCCAGATTGTCCGGCTGGCCTTTGTCGTGTTGGGCATTGTGCTTGCGCTCGATCTACTGAATGCGACGGCGCTTCTGGGGACCATCCTTGGGGCGGCTGGGATCGTCGGCCTCGCCATCGGCTTTGCCGTGCGTGACACGGTCGAGAACTTTATCTCGTCCATCATGTTGTCGATCCGCCAGCCGTTTCGCCCAAAAGATCTGGTGGAGATTGAGGGCGATATGGGGCACGTCATCCGCCTGACCAGCCGCGCGACGATCCTTCTCAGCCTCGACGGAAACCACATCCGCATTCCCAATGCGACGGTCTTCAAGGCCAAGATTACGAACTTCACCCGCAACGATGAACGGCGGTTCACTTTCCTTGTGGGTGTAGACCCCAACGCCGATATCGCGGAGGCGCAGAAGATCATTCTCGCCGCGTTGAAGGAGCTACCGTTTCTTCTGAAGACACCCGGCCCCGGTGTCTGGGTCGAGGGCCTCGGAGCCTCGACCATCGACATCACGGCCGCCGGATGGATCAAGCAGCATGAGACGGGCATCGGCATGGCCAAGGGCGAGGCAATCCGCGTTGTCAAAGCCCGCCTGGAGGAAGCCGGGATAACGCTGCCCGAGCCCACTTATCGCCTGTTGGGGGCAGACATTGGCGACGCGTCGAAAACGGCCCCGACAGCCGCTGCTCCACGCCCCGCGCAGGTCGAGGTGCAGCACGTGGGCGCTGATGAGGACGCCGCCCTGCAAGACATCATTCAGGCCGAACGCGACGCCCTGCCCGATGACGACCTCCTCCGTCAGGAGGCCCCACAAGAATAG